The following are from one region of the Cervus canadensis isolate Bull #8, Minnesota chromosome 23, ASM1932006v1, whole genome shotgun sequence genome:
- the ST8SIA3 gene encoding sia-alpha-2,3-Gal-beta-1,4-GlcNAc-R:alpha 2,8-sialyltransferase: MRNCKMARVASVLGLVMLSVALLILSLISYVSLKKESIFTTPKYANPGAPRMYMLHAGFRSQFALKLLDSSLVPFPHSVTHELQARPKWTFNRTAFLHQRQEILQHVDVIKNFSLTKNSVRIGQLMHYDYSSHKYVFSISNNFRSLLPDVSPIVNKRYNICAVVGNSGILTGSRCGPQIDKSDFVFRCNFAPTEAFQRDVGRKTNLTTFNPSILEKYYNNLLTIQDRNNFFLSLKKLDGAILWIPAFFFHTSATVTRTLVDFFVEHRGQLKLQLAWPGNIMQHVNRYWKNKHLSPKRLSTGILMYTLASAVCEEIHLYGFWPFGFDPNTREDLPYHYYDKKGTKFTTKWQESHQLPAEFQLLYRMHAEGLTKLTLSRCA, encoded by the exons ATGAGAAATTGCAAAATGGCCCGGGTCGCCAGTGTGCTGGGGCTGGTCATGCTCAGCGTCGCCCTGCTGATTTTATCGCTCATCAGCTACGTGTCCCTGAAAAAGGAGAGCATCTTCACCACTCCCAAGTACGCCAACCCGGGGGCGCCCCGAATGTACATGCTCCACGCGGGATTCCG GTCGCAGTTTGCGCTGAAGCTTCTAGATTCGTCTCTGGTGCCCTTCCCGCATTCTGTGACCCATGAACTCCAAGCCAGACCTAAGTGGACATTTAATCGGACAGCGTTTTTACATCAAAG gcAAGAAATTCTTCAGCATGTCgatgtaataaaaaatttttctttgaccAAGAATAGTGTTCGGATTGGACAACTGATGCACTATGATTATTCCAGCCATAAATATGTTTTCTCTATTAGCAATAACTTCCGATCACTGCTTCCAGATGTGTCTCCCATTGTGAATAAGCGTTATAACATTTGCGCTGTGGTTGGAAATAGCGGGATCCTGACAGGGAGCCGGTGTGGACCACAGATAGATAAGTCAGATTTTGTTTTCCGTTGCAATTTCGCCCCTACGGAGGCTTTCCAAAGAGATGTTGGAAGGAAAACCAACCTTACCACCTTCAACCCCAGCATCCTGGAAAAATATTACAACAACCTTTTGACCATTCAGGACCGTAACAACTTTTTTCTCAGTTTGAAAAAGCTTGACGGGGCCATTCTTTGGATCCCTGCCTTTTTCTTCCATACGTCGGCCACTGTTACCAGGACATTAGTTGACTTTTTTGTTGAACACAGAGGTCAGTTAAAGCTCCAGTTGGCTTGGCCTGGAAATATAATGCAACATGTCAACAG GTACTGGAAAAACAAGCACTTGTCGCCCAAACGGCTGAGCACGGGTATTCTCATGTACACCCTGGCGTCAGCAGTCTGTGAGGAGATCCACTTGTATGGATTCTGGCCTTTCGGATTTGACCCcaacacaagggaagaccttCCGTACCATTACTATGACAAAAAAGGAACCAAATTTACCACCAAGTGGCAGGAGTCCCACCAGCTGCCGGCCGAGTTTCAGCTGCTGTACCGAATGCATGCGGAAGGGCTCACCAAGCTGACTCTGTCGCGCTGTGCCTGA